The Humulus lupulus chromosome 4, drHumLupu1.1, whole genome shotgun sequence genome has a window encoding:
- the LOC133831883 gene encoding F-box/LRR-repeat protein At3g26922-like encodes MANKRARTTLTMGEEEDRISKLPDVLIIRILSFLGTEDVVRTCLLSKRWKLMWYLVPKLSFSHFRLPEGDQKFYTYVDNCLEHRKRGTHLIQDSLTTSFRLEMDCYKRSEADRLDNWLDFVVENKVKKINLRLNGRKRRNNGSIYFYCLPRTLIFNARHLGILKLFAVELDSRHSFSFPSLRSLSLSHVRLADDDVVDKLLLGSPSLEKLRLYYCCLSSDHQLHIHIQSLSLKFLKIKLTKDMVEQIKVINLESLKLKGVSFKKINISVCKAIRILSLNCDGWGGMEESSSLEYLISNLPLLENLTLSDCHKCRLKHIKISSQHLKSLSLSNPCDDEMTIVIESAPKLATFLYIGNIKFSISMESSNLLDGTFIILGQQENYDANWFINMMNFLFNLNCSWNRVSMHLDSLKALTLPENLKRICRSPLVNWEHLRIFTKCKPERESDLRHALQWISPSLKTLSIAKEASFKHFATSKT; translated from the exons ATGGCTAACAAAAGAGCTCGAACCACATTGACGATGGGCGAGGAGGAGGACAGAATTTCGAAACTACCTGATGTACTCATCATACGCATCCTCTCGTTTCTTGGCACCGAGGATGTGGTTCGGACATGCCTCCTGTCGAAGCGTTGGAAACTAATGTGGTATTTGGTCCCCAAACTCTCTTTTTCTCATTTTCGATTGCCAGAGGGCGACCAAAAGTTCTACACTTATGTTGACAATTGTTTAGAACATCGCAAGAGAGGTACGCATTTGATCCAAGATTCACTCACAACTAGTTTTAGGCTTGAGATGGATTGCTATAAAAGAAGCGAGGCTGATCGTCTAGATAATTGGTTAGATTTTGTAGTTGAGAATAAAGTCAAGAAAATAAACCTTCGGTTGAATGGGAGGAAGAGGAGGAATAATGGCTCTATTTACTTCTACTGCTTACCTAGAACACTAATATTCAACGCAAGACATTTGGGTATTTTGAAGTTGTTTGCGGTTGAATTGGATTCTCGTCACTCATTTAGTTTTCCATCCTTGAGATCATTGTCATTGTCTCATGTTCGGCTTGCAGATGATGATGTAGTAGATAAGCTGTTGTTGGGTTCCCCTTCCCTTGAGAAATTGAGGTTGTATTATTGTTGTTTGAGTAGTGATCATCAGCTCCACATCCACATACAGAGTTTAAGCCTCAAGTTCTTGAAAATTAAACTCACTAAGGATATGGTGGAGCAAATTAAAGTaataaatcttgaatctttgaaACTAAAAGGTGTctcctttaaaaaaataaatatatctgTATGCAAGGCAATTAGAATTCTCTCATTAAATTGTGATGGGTGGGGAGGCATGGAAGAGTCGTCTTCGTTAGAATATCTCATTTCAAACCTTCCTCTCCTTGAGAATTTGACTTTGAGCGACTGTCACAAGTGTAGGTTGAAGCATATCAAGATCTCGAGTCAGCACTTGAAAAGTTTGAGTTTGAGTAACCCTTGTGATGATGAAATGACCATCGTAATTGAATCAGCTCCAAAATTAGCTACATTTCTTTATATTGGCAATATCAAATTTAGTATATCAATGGAGTCATCCAATTTGTTGGATGGAACATTCATAATTCTcggccagcaagaaaactatgacGCCAATTGGTTTATCAATATGATGAATTTTCTTTTCAATCTCAATTGTTCCTGGAATAGGGTAAGCATGCACCTTGACTCACTTAAG GCTCTCACCTTGCCAGAAAACTTAAAGAGGATATGCCGTTCTCCTTTGGTTAATTGGGAGCATCTTAGAATTTTTACTAAATGTAAACCAGAGAGGGAATCAGACTTGAGACATGCTCTGCAGTGGATTTCTCCTTCTTTAAAGACATTATCTATAGCAAAAGAGGCATCTTTTAAACATTTTGCAACATCTAAAACATGA